Proteins from a genomic interval of Candidatus Dormiibacterota bacterium:
- a CDS encoding TatD family hydrolase, with product MGDRQGVGETGAAHPDGARRCPLSPHREAGAGRLIDSHAHLLHLRQPLTPEQALEEARTAGVAAVLNIGDDASDNRPGVELAERIPGLKTTIGRHPHSAGDPIDSAERRELRQLASHPSVVAVGEIGLDYHFTDYHRVPARGQQQVFRQMLGLAQELEKPVVLHTRDAFPDLLAILDEFPGLNGVFHCFSGNSAFAAEALARGFYLSFAGTVTYPTAHGVIGAASIIPLDHMLVETDSPFLPPQSRRGQPNAPRYIVETVERIAKLRGTTPAEIGQATSQNAIDLFRLPHAG from the coding sequence GTGGGCGACCGCCAGGGAGTGGGGGAGACTGGCGCCGCGCACCCAGACGGCGCTCGGCGGTGTCCTCTTTCCCCGCATCGAGAAGCCGGAGCCGGTCGCCTGATCGATTCGCACGCCCATCTTCTGCACCTGCGCCAGCCACTCACGCCGGAGCAGGCGCTGGAGGAGGCGAGGACGGCGGGGGTGGCGGCCGTGCTGAACATCGGCGATGATGCCTCGGACAACCGCCCGGGCGTCGAACTGGCCGAGCGTATCCCGGGCTTGAAAACGACCATCGGCCGGCACCCACACTCGGCCGGTGATCCGATCGATTCGGCAGAGCGGCGAGAGCTGCGGCAGCTGGCCAGCCATCCGAGTGTGGTCGCAGTCGGCGAGATCGGTCTCGATTACCACTTCACGGACTACCATCGCGTTCCGGCGCGCGGTCAACAACAGGTCTTTCGCCAGATGCTCGGCCTGGCCCAGGAGCTGGAGAAGCCGGTGGTGCTCCACACTCGCGATGCCTTCCCGGACTTGCTGGCCATCCTCGACGAGTTTCCCGGACTGAACGGCGTCTTTCACTGCTTCAGCGGCAATTCGGCGTTCGCCGCAGAAGCGCTGGCGCGTGGCTTTTACCTCTCATTCGCCGGGACTGTGACCTATCCGACCGCCCACGGGGTGATCGGCGCCGCCAGTATCATCCCGCTGGACCACATGCTGGTGGAAACCGACTCGCCCTTTCTTCCGCCGCAGAGCCGGCGCGGGCAGCCCAACGCCCCGCGCTACATCGTGGAGACCGTCGAGCGGATCGCGAAGCTCCGCGGCACGACGCCGGCGGAGATCGGCCAGGCGACTAGCCAGAACGCCATCGACCTTTTTCGGTTGCCCCACGCCGGCTAG
- the rsmI gene encoding 16S rRNA (cytidine(1402)-2'-O)-methyltransferase, giving the protein MGTLYLVATPIGNLDDITLRALQVLESVPLIAAEDTRHTMKLLTHFGLRRPLVSLHAKNEARQLQSILARLAQHDIALVSDAGTPALSDPGVRLVSAAVAAGYPVVPIPGPSAVLAALVSSGLPTNQFTFLGFLPRKRGELERLIRETALAKRSFVFFESPHRIQRTLDIMASALGPRSLVVAREITKLHEEFLRGTPATLLEHFAKSPPRGELTVVVAGSDWKAPNE; this is encoded by the coding sequence TTGGGGACGCTGTACCTGGTCGCCACTCCCATCGGCAACCTCGACGACATCACCCTTCGGGCCCTGCAGGTCCTCGAGTCGGTGCCGCTGATTGCCGCCGAGGACACGCGGCACACCATGAAACTGCTCACCCATTTCGGCCTGCGCCGGCCACTGGTCAGCCTGCACGCGAAGAACGAGGCGCGCCAGCTGCAATCGATCCTCGCCCGTCTCGCGCAGCACGACATCGCCCTGGTCTCCGACGCGGGCACGCCGGCGCTCTCCGACCCAGGCGTGCGGCTGGTGAGCGCCGCCGTCGCCGCCGGCTACCCGGTGGTGCCGATCCCCGGGCCGTCTGCGGTGCTGGCCGCCCTCGTGAGCTCCGGCCTTCCGACCAACCAGTTCACCTTTCTCGGCTTCTTGCCGCGCAAACGGGGCGAGCTGGAGCGGCTGATCCGCGAGACCGCGCTCGCCAAGCGAAGCTTCGTCTTCTTCGAATCCCCGCATCGGATCCAGCGGACATTGGATATAATGGCGTCCGCCCTCGGCCCCCGCTCGCTGGTGGTGGCGCGGGAGATCACCAAGCTCCACGAAGAGTTCTTACGTGGAACGCCGGCGACACTCCTGGAGCATTTCGCGAAATCTCCACCCCGAGGCGAGCTGACGGTCGTGGTAGCCGGCAGCGATTGGAAGGCCCCAAATGAGTAA
- the metG gene encoding methionine--tRNA ligase, whose translation MSKFYVTTAIVYPNAAPHLGFIYELVGTDALARYHRLIGDDTFFLTGTDEHSQNVRRKAEEEGVSTADFTARMAQLYRDIEARFGISYDRFIRTEDPDHVLGVQAFIAKMQAKGDIFKGSYEGWYCVSCEAFKQDADLKDGYCLIHPTLKAQWLKEENYFFKLSAYQDRLQQHIDKHPEFIQPESRRNEVLGWLRAGLQDFSISRSTIKWGIPFPGDDKHVVYVWGDALVNYATGVGYGTDEAMFKRWWPADLHVIGKDITRFHCLYWPAMLMSAGVAVPKRVYAHGFLTVRGEKMSKSAGNYIDPLEAAERFGAEAVRYLLLRELPFDRDGEISWETMTDRFNADLANDLGNFVYRTLSMLQRYFDGKVPAPDGDAMALDKHLQTAFEKAVRGQDKHMKVLDFTGALDLIWEAVNRGNKYIEESAPWVLAKQSDQRKRLQTVMYNLVEAIRLTSYLISPFLPETATKVAAQIKADLKAPWATAREWGRLAPRTQTALGGVLFPRIEKPEPVA comes from the coding sequence ATGAGTAAGTTCTACGTCACCACCGCGATCGTGTATCCCAACGCCGCGCCCCACCTTGGCTTCATCTATGAACTGGTGGGCACCGACGCCCTGGCACGCTACCACCGCCTGATCGGGGACGACACCTTCTTTCTTACCGGTACCGACGAGCACTCACAAAACGTGCGACGCAAGGCGGAGGAAGAAGGCGTGTCGACCGCGGACTTTACCGCTCGAATGGCGCAGCTCTACCGGGACATCGAAGCTCGGTTTGGGATCTCCTATGACCGCTTCATCCGGACCGAGGATCCCGACCATGTCCTGGGTGTGCAAGCGTTCATCGCGAAGATGCAGGCGAAGGGGGACATCTTTAAGGGCTCCTACGAGGGTTGGTATTGCGTCTCCTGCGAGGCGTTCAAGCAAGACGCCGACCTCAAGGATGGGTACTGTCTGATCCACCCCACGCTCAAGGCCCAGTGGCTGAAGGAGGAGAACTACTTCTTCAAGCTGTCCGCTTACCAGGACCGACTGCAGCAGCACATCGACAAGCACCCCGAGTTCATCCAGCCGGAGTCCCGCCGCAACGAAGTCCTCGGGTGGCTACGGGCCGGCCTGCAAGACTTCAGCATCTCGCGTTCGACCATCAAGTGGGGCATTCCCTTCCCGGGTGATGACAAGCACGTCGTCTATGTCTGGGGAGACGCCCTGGTCAACTACGCCACCGGTGTTGGGTACGGGACCGATGAGGCGATGTTCAAGCGCTGGTGGCCGGCCGACCTCCACGTGATCGGGAAGGACATCACGCGCTTCCATTGCCTCTACTGGCCGGCAATGTTGATGTCCGCGGGAGTGGCAGTGCCGAAGCGGGTATACGCGCACGGGTTCCTCACTGTCCGGGGCGAGAAGATGAGCAAGAGCGCGGGAAACTACATCGATCCGCTGGAAGCCGCCGAGCGCTTCGGCGCCGAAGCGGTCCGCTATCTCCTGTTGCGTGAGCTGCCGTTCGATCGTGACGGAGAGATCAGCTGGGAAACGATGACGGATCGATTCAATGCCGATCTGGCCAACGACCTGGGGAACTTTGTCTACCGAACGCTCTCCATGCTGCAGCGGTATTTCGACGGCAAGGTGCCGGCCCCCGATGGCGACGCGATGGCGCTCGACAAACACCTCCAGACAGCCTTCGAGAAGGCTGTGCGCGGGCAGGACAAGCACATGAAGGTGCTGGACTTCACGGGCGCCCTCGATCTCATCTGGGAAGCGGTCAACCGCGGGAACAAGTACATCGAGGAAAGCGCGCCCTGGGTGCTAGCCAAACAGTCGGATCAACGCAAGCGGCTGCAGACCGTCATGTACAACCTGGTCGAGGCGATCCGGCTCACGAGTTACCTTATCTCGCCCTTCCTGCCGGAGACGGCCACCAAGGTCGCGGCGCAGATCAAGGCGGACTTGAAGGCCCCGTGGGCGACCGCCAGGGAGTGGGGGAGACTGGCGCCGCGCACCCAGACGGCGCTCGGCGGTGTCCTCTTTCCCCGCATCGAGAAGCCGGAGCCGGTCGCCTGA